A genomic region of Phragmites australis chromosome 2, lpPhrAust1.1, whole genome shotgun sequence contains the following coding sequences:
- the LOC133892269 gene encoding uncharacterized protein LOC133892269 isoform X1: MLSINRHRARRHPKPLDQDLFVCPFCKSLAVAVNRSSKAAPRRPIEPPRVRPLARVKVPQSFPMFACSCKSLIARASRLTRPLIPCAAGSPLRYFHQGSVGQNKLASFVMEGAQGPPSNAAKHKKIKSPVQIWRPISTAAVPQKGDTNEISNSERKEVIEDCITASENLTSDGTTNVVIEVITNDASLSENNLSFESSSTKVVTEDNVEVSGFNKDLDGSDISEKYCSSIEVDAPLMCFVKGKGGSMQKQIEEDTGVKIIFPSSTEETSVVLEGKSAESIRKASQKIANVLEESVQSRMLDYSHFISLPLAIHPDLVDKLNYFQSSILGLSASNEDSDKDESLSEGSIDEMNHDHKQLDKQPDGSSVSVKPQVQEQESVNAKMDTKGSRTGIDKSIFIKPKTFHLTVLMLKLWNKERIAKASDVLQSISTQVDEALENRPISIQLRGLTCMKGSPAKARVVYAPVLEVGEEGRLARACKVIIDAFVKSGLVLERDARHELKLHATIMNVRHRKSKKWNRWNDSFDARGIFRKYGKEEWGEYHIPEVHLSERFKFDESGYYHCCSSIPLPADMQRG, from the exons ATGCTTTCGATCAATCGGCACAGAGCGAGAAGACATCCTAAACCCTTGGATCAGGACTTGTTCGTCTGCCCATTTTGTAAGTCACTCGCAGTCGCTGTTAACCGGAGTAGCAAGGCAGCGCCGCGGCGCCCCATCGAGCCGCCGCGTGTCCGTCCGCTCGCCCGCGTCAAGGTTCCCCAAAGCTTTCCCATGTTCGCCTGCAGCTGCAAGTCTCTCATTGCAAG GGCTAGCCGACTCACCCGTCCTCTGATTCCATGCGCCGCCGGTTCACCGCTTCGTTACTTCCACCAG GGATCAGTTGGTCAAAATAAGTTGGCCTCATTTGTGATGGAAGGGGCACAAGGACCACCAAGTAATGCGGCAAAACACAAGAAAATAAAGTCTCCTGTTCAGATATGGAGACCGATCTCAACAGCAGCAGTTCCCCAGAAAG GTGACACTAATGAGATATCAAATTCTGAAAGGAAAGAAGTCATAGAGGATTGCATTACTGCTAGCGAGAATTTGACATCAGATGGAACAACTAATGTTGTTATTGAAGTTATCACCAACGATGCTTCATTGTCAGAAAATAATTTGAGTTTTGAATCCAGTTCAACTAAAGTAGTTACAGAAGACAATGTGGAGGTATCTGGCTTCAATAAGGATCTAGACGGGTCTGATATCTCTGAAAAATATTGCTCCTCTATTGAG GTAGATGCTCCTCTGATGTGCTTTGTGAAAGGAAAGGG TGGGTCTATGCAGAAGCAGATTGAAGAGGATACTGGAGTCAAAATTATCTTCCCATCGTCAACGGAGGAGACTTCTGTTG TCCTTGAAGGTAAAAGtgctgaaagtattagaaaAGCATCACAGAAGATTGCAAATGTTCTTGAAGAG TCTGTTCAAAGTCGAATGCTAGACTACTCTCATTTCATATCACTTCCGTTGGCTATCCACCCGGATCTTGTCGACAAGCTGAACTACTTCCAGAGCTCAATCCTTGGGCTTTCTGCTTCTAATGAAGACAGTGATAAAGATGAGAGCCTAAGTGAAGGTTCTATTGATGAAATGAATCATGACCACAAGCAACTGGACAAGCAACCGGATGGCTCAAGCGTTTCCGTCAagccgcaagtccaagaacaagAGTCTGTTAATGCGAAAATGGATACCAAAGGCTCCCGAACAG GCATTGACAAGTCAATATTCATCAAACCCAAAACATTCCACCTAACGGTTCTTATGTTGAAGTTGTGGAACAAGGAACGTATAGCTAAGGCTTCGGATGTGCTCCAG TCGATATCTACCCAGGTAGATGAAGCTTTGGAAAACCGACCTATCTCCATACAGCTTAGAGGTCTG ACATGCATGAAAGGCTCGCCAGCTAAGGCTCGGGTGGTATATGCTCCAGTGCTGGAAGTTGGTGAAGAGGGGCGCCTAGCACGTGCTTGCA AAGTCATAATTGATGCCTTTGTCAAGTCAGGCCTAGTTCTTGAAAGGGATGCAAGACACGAATTGAAG TTGCACGCGACCATAATGAATGTGCGGCACAGGAAGAG CAAGAAATGGAACCGATGGAACGATTCATTTGATGCTCGGGGTATATTCAGGAAATACGGGAAAGAGGAATGGGGTGAATATCACATTCCTGAGGTTCATCTTTCTGAGAGATTCAAGTTTGACGAAAGCGGATACTACCATTGCTGTTCGTCAATCCCCTTGCCTGCAGACATGCAAAGGGGGTGA
- the LOC133910271 gene encoding protein JINGUBANG-like — MEFGRRKSFSFLEEDRKARPGAHTPVHHYYARAAGGRSPAREAAEPARLSMSSVPRVEVPMVDATGACSPWVQSPLHGRLRFPSSPAAIYHCLAALHRLDGDVHALAVARGVLFTASDSGRVRAWAAPGCFNRGYLDVGRGRVPALATCGGTLVTSHSRDHHVRVWTVCATAVCDHIRAKKAATLPSKGGLSLLPFGKKRPHHHRDTISCLVLHAVAGLLYTGSHDHTVKAWKLSDGSCVDSFVAHDGPINAMIVNEADGCIFTGSTDGTVKMWRRVYGGTAHTLIIVLRSELSPVNALTLCHAVSGATRRCFLYAGSSDGYVNVWDKKATAGRPVHAGFLKGHRLGVFCLASGCSGRVVVSGSEDATMRVWRRDGKGGGAAHTCLAVIEGHRGPVRCLAVGGGEAGEVEGSMVVYSAGLDKSVKVWRIRVMAKEEDDEDEDDDGEEEVEPEIMAGKIDGETVRDDVEDNEEELVGPTPVLSPVWVEKRRHTSRG; from the coding sequence ATGGAGTTTGGGCGGCGCAAGAGCTTCAGCTTCCTCGAGGAGGACCGCAAGGCGCGGCCCGGGGCGCACACGCCCGTGCACCACTACTACGCGCGCGCCGCGGGAGGGCGCTCGCCGGCGCGCGAGGCGGCCGAGCCCGCGCGGCTCAGCATGTCCTCGGTGCCCCGGGTGGAGGTCCCCATGGTGGACGCGACGGGCGCGTGCTCACCGTGGGTGCAGTCGCCACTCCATGGGCGGCTCAGGTTCCCGTCCTCTCCCGCCGCGATCTACCACTGCCTCGCCGCGCTGCACCGGCTGGACGGCGACGTGCACGCGCTCGCCGTGGCGCGGGGCGTGCTGTTCACGGCGTCCGACAGCGGCCGGGTCCGCGCGTGGGCGGCGCCAGGGTGCTTCAACCGCGGGTACCTCGACGTGGGCCGCGGCCGCGTGCCCGCGCTGGCCACGTGCGGGGGCACTCTCGTCACGTCCCACAGCCGCGACCACCACGTCCGGGTGTGGACGGTGTGCGCCACGGCCGTGTGCGACCACATCCGCGCCAAGAAGGCTGCCACGCTCCCGTCCAAGGGCGGCCTCTCGCTCCTCCCCTTCGGCAAGAAGCGGCCGCACCACCACCGCGACACCATCTCCTGTCTCGTGCTCCACGCCGTCGCGGGCCTCCTCTACACCGGCTCCCACGACCACACCGTCAAGGCGTGGAAGCTCTCCGATGGCAGCTGCGTCGACTCCTTCGTCGCCCACGACGGGCCCATCAATGCCATGATCGTCAACGAGGCCGACGGCTGCATCTTCACTGGCTCCACCGACGGCACTGTCAAGATGTGGCGCCGCGTCTACGGCGGCACCGCGCACACCCTCATCATCGTGCTCCGCTCTGAGCTGTCCCCGGTCAACGCGCTGACCCTCTGCCACGCCGTGTCCGGCGCCACGCGCAGGTGCTTCCTCTACGCCGGTTCCTCGGACGGTTACGTGAACGTGTGGGACAAGAAGGCCACCGCGGGGCGGCCGGTGCACGCGGGCTTCCTCAAGGGCCATCGGCTCGGGGTGTTCTGCCTGGCCTCCGGCTGCAGCGGGCGGGTGGTGGTGAGCGGGTCGGAGGACGCAACGATGCGCGTGTGGAGGCGGGACGGgaagggcggcggcgcggcccaCACGTGCCTGGCCGTGATCGAGGGGCACCGAGGCCCGGTGCGGTGCCTTGCggtgggcggcggcgaggccgggGAGGTGGAGGGCAGCATGGTGGTCTACAGCGCCGGGCTGGACAAGAGCGTGAAGGTGTGGAGGATACGGGTGATGGCaaaggaggaggacgacgaagacgaggacgacgacggcgaggaggaagtgGAGCCCGAAATAATGGCAGGCAAGATCGATGGGGAGACCGTTAGAGACGACGTGGAGGACAACGAGGAGGAGCTGGTCGGGCCGACGCCGGTGCTGTCGCCGGTGTGGGTGGAGAAGCGGCGGCATACCAGTCGTGGGTGA
- the LOC133909734 gene encoding aquaporin TIP4-3 codes for MTFGMAKLELGHRGEASEPDFLRGVLGELVLTFLFVFIGVGAAISAGKTNGGGELTAVALGQALVVAVIATAGFHISGGHVNPAVTLSLAVGGHITLFRSALYIVAQLLGSSVACILLRYLTGGLATPVHTLAEGVGPIQGLVAETIFTFSLLFVIYATILDPRKLAPGIGPLLTGLLVGANTIAGAALSGASMNPARSFGPALATGVWTHHWVYWVGPLAGGPLAVVVYECVFMAAAGTHQLLPQQE; via the exons ATGACTTTCGGTATGGCGAAGCTGGAGCTGGGCCACCGCGGCGAGGCGTCGGAACCGGACTTCCTCCGGGGCGTGCTCGGCGAGCTCGTCCTCACCTTCCTCTTCGTCTTCATCGGCGTCGGTGCCGCCATCAGCGCCG GGAAGACCAACGGGGGAGGCGAGCTGACGGCGGTGGCGCTGGGGCAGGCGCTGGTGGTGGCGGTTATTGCAACGGCCGGGTTCCACATCTCCGGCGGTCACGTCAACCCGGCCGTCACGCTCTCGCTCGCCGTCGGCGGCCACATCACCCTGTTCCGGTCAGCCCTGTACATCGTCGCCCAGCTGCTCGGTTCCTCCGTGGCCTGTATCCTGCTCAGATACCTCACCGGTGGATTG GCCACTCCGGTGCACACGCTGGCGGAGGGCGTGGGCCCCATCCAGGGCTTGGTCGCGGAGACCATCTTCACCTTCAGCCTGCTGTTCGTCATCTACGCGACCATCCTTGACCCCAGGAAGCTGGCGCCGGGGATCGGCCCGCTTCTCACCGGCCTCCTCGTCGGCGCCAACACcatcgccggcgccgccctGTCCGGCGCGTCCATGAACCCGGCGCGGTCGTTCGGGCCGGCGCTGGCCACCGGCGTCTGGACGCACCACTGGGTGTACTGGGTCGGGCCGCTGGCCGGCGGGCCCCTCGCCGTGGTGGTCTACGAGTGCGTCTTCATGGCTGCCGCCGGCACCCACCAGCTGCTGCCCCAGCAGGAGTGA
- the LOC133892269 gene encoding uncharacterized protein LOC133892269 isoform X2, with protein sequence MEGAQGPPSNAAKHKKIKSPVQIWRPISTAAVPQKGDTNEISNSERKEVIEDCITASENLTSDGTTNVVIEVITNDASLSENNLSFESSSTKVVTEDNVEVSGFNKDLDGSDISEKYCSSIEVDAPLMCFVKGKGGSMQKQIEEDTGVKIIFPSSTEETSVVLEGKSAESIRKASQKIANVLEESVQSRMLDYSHFISLPLAIHPDLVDKLNYFQSSILGLSASNEDSDKDESLSEGSIDEMNHDHKQLDKQPDGSSVSVKPQVQEQESVNAKMDTKGSRTGIDKSIFIKPKTFHLTVLMLKLWNKERIAKASDVLQSISTQVDEALENRPISIQLRGLTCMKGSPAKARVVYAPVLEVGEEGRLARACKVIIDAFVKSGLVLERDARHELKLHATIMNVRHRKSKKWNRWNDSFDARGIFRKYGKEEWGEYHIPEVHLSERFKFDESGYYHCCSSIPLPADMQRG encoded by the exons ATGGAAGGGGCACAAGGACCACCAAGTAATGCGGCAAAACACAAGAAAATAAAGTCTCCTGTTCAGATATGGAGACCGATCTCAACAGCAGCAGTTCCCCAGAAAG GTGACACTAATGAGATATCAAATTCTGAAAGGAAAGAAGTCATAGAGGATTGCATTACTGCTAGCGAGAATTTGACATCAGATGGAACAACTAATGTTGTTATTGAAGTTATCACCAACGATGCTTCATTGTCAGAAAATAATTTGAGTTTTGAATCCAGTTCAACTAAAGTAGTTACAGAAGACAATGTGGAGGTATCTGGCTTCAATAAGGATCTAGACGGGTCTGATATCTCTGAAAAATATTGCTCCTCTATTGAG GTAGATGCTCCTCTGATGTGCTTTGTGAAAGGAAAGGG TGGGTCTATGCAGAAGCAGATTGAAGAGGATACTGGAGTCAAAATTATCTTCCCATCGTCAACGGAGGAGACTTCTGTTG TCCTTGAAGGTAAAAGtgctgaaagtattagaaaAGCATCACAGAAGATTGCAAATGTTCTTGAAGAG TCTGTTCAAAGTCGAATGCTAGACTACTCTCATTTCATATCACTTCCGTTGGCTATCCACCCGGATCTTGTCGACAAGCTGAACTACTTCCAGAGCTCAATCCTTGGGCTTTCTGCTTCTAATGAAGACAGTGATAAAGATGAGAGCCTAAGTGAAGGTTCTATTGATGAAATGAATCATGACCACAAGCAACTGGACAAGCAACCGGATGGCTCAAGCGTTTCCGTCAagccgcaagtccaagaacaagAGTCTGTTAATGCGAAAATGGATACCAAAGGCTCCCGAACAG GCATTGACAAGTCAATATTCATCAAACCCAAAACATTCCACCTAACGGTTCTTATGTTGAAGTTGTGGAACAAGGAACGTATAGCTAAGGCTTCGGATGTGCTCCAG TCGATATCTACCCAGGTAGATGAAGCTTTGGAAAACCGACCTATCTCCATACAGCTTAGAGGTCTG ACATGCATGAAAGGCTCGCCAGCTAAGGCTCGGGTGGTATATGCTCCAGTGCTGGAAGTTGGTGAAGAGGGGCGCCTAGCACGTGCTTGCA AAGTCATAATTGATGCCTTTGTCAAGTCAGGCCTAGTTCTTGAAAGGGATGCAAGACACGAATTGAAG TTGCACGCGACCATAATGAATGTGCGGCACAGGAAGAG CAAGAAATGGAACCGATGGAACGATTCATTTGATGCTCGGGGTATATTCAGGAAATACGGGAAAGAGGAATGGGGTGAATATCACATTCCTGAGGTTCATCTTTCTGAGAGATTCAAGTTTGACGAAAGCGGATACTACCATTGCTGTTCGTCAATCCCCTTGCCTGCAGACATGCAAAGGGGGTGA
- the LOC133892269 gene encoding uncharacterized protein LOC133892269 isoform X3 — MRRRFTASLLPPGDTNEISNSERKEVIEDCITASENLTSDGTTNVVIEVITNDASLSENNLSFESSSTKVVTEDNVEVSGFNKDLDGSDISEKYCSSIEVDAPLMCFVKGKGGSMQKQIEEDTGVKIIFPSSTEETSVVLEGKSAESIRKASQKIANVLEESVQSRMLDYSHFISLPLAIHPDLVDKLNYFQSSILGLSASNEDSDKDESLSEGSIDEMNHDHKQLDKQPDGSSVSVKPQVQEQESVNAKMDTKGSRTGIDKSIFIKPKTFHLTVLMLKLWNKERIAKASDVLQSISTQVDEALENRPISIQLRGLTCMKGSPAKARVVYAPVLEVGEEGRLARACKVIIDAFVKSGLVLERDARHELKLHATIMNVRHRKSKKWNRWNDSFDARGIFRKYGKEEWGEYHIPEVHLSERFKFDESGYYHCCSSIPLPADMQRG; from the exons ATGCGCCGCCGGTTCACCGCTTCGTTACTTCCACCAG GTGACACTAATGAGATATCAAATTCTGAAAGGAAAGAAGTCATAGAGGATTGCATTACTGCTAGCGAGAATTTGACATCAGATGGAACAACTAATGTTGTTATTGAAGTTATCACCAACGATGCTTCATTGTCAGAAAATAATTTGAGTTTTGAATCCAGTTCAACTAAAGTAGTTACAGAAGACAATGTGGAGGTATCTGGCTTCAATAAGGATCTAGACGGGTCTGATATCTCTGAAAAATATTGCTCCTCTATTGAG GTAGATGCTCCTCTGATGTGCTTTGTGAAAGGAAAGGG TGGGTCTATGCAGAAGCAGATTGAAGAGGATACTGGAGTCAAAATTATCTTCCCATCGTCAACGGAGGAGACTTCTGTTG TCCTTGAAGGTAAAAGtgctgaaagtattagaaaAGCATCACAGAAGATTGCAAATGTTCTTGAAGAG TCTGTTCAAAGTCGAATGCTAGACTACTCTCATTTCATATCACTTCCGTTGGCTATCCACCCGGATCTTGTCGACAAGCTGAACTACTTCCAGAGCTCAATCCTTGGGCTTTCTGCTTCTAATGAAGACAGTGATAAAGATGAGAGCCTAAGTGAAGGTTCTATTGATGAAATGAATCATGACCACAAGCAACTGGACAAGCAACCGGATGGCTCAAGCGTTTCCGTCAagccgcaagtccaagaacaagAGTCTGTTAATGCGAAAATGGATACCAAAGGCTCCCGAACAG GCATTGACAAGTCAATATTCATCAAACCCAAAACATTCCACCTAACGGTTCTTATGTTGAAGTTGTGGAACAAGGAACGTATAGCTAAGGCTTCGGATGTGCTCCAG TCGATATCTACCCAGGTAGATGAAGCTTTGGAAAACCGACCTATCTCCATACAGCTTAGAGGTCTG ACATGCATGAAAGGCTCGCCAGCTAAGGCTCGGGTGGTATATGCTCCAGTGCTGGAAGTTGGTGAAGAGGGGCGCCTAGCACGTGCTTGCA AAGTCATAATTGATGCCTTTGTCAAGTCAGGCCTAGTTCTTGAAAGGGATGCAAGACACGAATTGAAG TTGCACGCGACCATAATGAATGTGCGGCACAGGAAGAG CAAGAAATGGAACCGATGGAACGATTCATTTGATGCTCGGGGTATATTCAGGAAATACGGGAAAGAGGAATGGGGTGAATATCACATTCCTGAGGTTCATCTTTCTGAGAGATTCAAGTTTGACGAAAGCGGATACTACCATTGCTGTTCGTCAATCCCCTTGCCTGCAGACATGCAAAGGGGGTGA